In the genome of Diaphorobacter sp. HDW4A, the window AGTCGTTCAGGCAGACGGAGAGGTCGAACAGCCAAGTGTCCACGCCCGCGAAGTAGAAGTCGAAGAAGCCGGTGAGTTCCTCGCCGTCAAACATCACGTTGTCGCGGAACAGGTCGGCATGCACCGGGCCGCGCGGCAGGGCGGCGTATTCCGACGATTGGGCGATGTGGTTCTGGTAGGCCAGCTCGGACTGCAGCAGCACCTTTTGCGCATCGCCGATGTGGGGCAGAACCACCGGCACGGTCTCATTCCACCAGGGCAGGCTGCGCAGATTGGGTTGGATGCGATCGTAGTCGCGGCCTGCCAGATGCATGCGCGCAAGCGTCGCGCCCACGGCGGCGCAATGCACGGCCTCGGGCGCGAGCTGGCTTTTGCCGCGCAGCTTGTTGACCACGGCGGCGGGCTTGCCCGCCACGCTGTGCAGGATGTCGCCGCTCTTGTTGGCCGCAGGATCGGGCACCGGAACGCCGCCGTGCGCCAGATGCTTCATCAGGTGCAGGTAGAACGGCAGTTGTTCGGCGGTAAGGCGCTCGAACAGCGTGAGCACGTATTCGCCCTGATCCGAGGTGAGAAAGTAGTTGGTGTTTTCGATGCCGCCTTCGATGCCGCGCAGCTCCTTCAACGTGCCCAGTTGCAACCGGCGCAGCAGTTCGCGCGCCTCTTTGTTGGAGACTTCGGTGAAGACGGCCATGGATCAGCAGGAATACAAATGGGATGAAGAAACCGCGAGGCTGGAACGTTGGGCCCGAAGGCCCGCCTGCATCGCGCAAAACCCGCTATTGTGCAGGCAGTCGGTCAAATCTGACTGCCGGGCAACGGTATTTGTCGTTCTGAAGCGGAATCAAAACTTGCGGAGCGTCCAGACGCGGGGCGCCTGGAACGAGTCGGCACCGGCCTTGCTCGGGCCTGCGTCGCGCACGCCGTTATTGGGAGTCACCTCGTATTCGGGGATGCCGCCTTCGGCGGACTTAGGCTTGACCGTGATGCTCTTGGTCTGACCGCCCACGCGCAGTTCGTCAACGCGGCTGCCGCCGTCTTCAACCGTGATGCGCTCGATGCGCTGGTTCTTGCGGCCTTCCGCCTGTTGCTCTTGCGCCTCCTGTTTGGAGAGCAGCTCCACCTGCTCAGGGGTGAGCTGGGCGGGGGCCGCAGACGGGGGCTGGGCAAGGACGGAACCGCTGGCCAGAATGGTCAGCAGCAGGGCGATGGAGGTAACTTTGGCGGCGCGCATGGGTGCAATTGTAGAGCGCTCACTC includes:
- a CDS encoding homoserine kinase gives rise to the protein MAVFTEVSNKEARELLRRLQLGTLKELRGIEGGIENTNYFLTSDQGEYVLTLFERLTAEQLPFYLHLMKHLAHGGVPVPDPAANKSGDILHSVAGKPAAVVNKLRGKSQLAPEAVHCAAVGATLARMHLAGRDYDRIQPNLRSLPWWNETVPVVLPHIGDAQKVLLQSELAYQNHIAQSSEYAALPRGPVHADLFRDNVMFDGEELTGFFDFYFAGVDTWLFDLSVCLNDWCIDLPTGVHDAVRAKAMLDAYQTVRPLTAAERTLLPAMLRAGALRFWISRLWDFYLPREASMLKPHDPTHFERVLRERIAHPIVP